Below is a genomic region from Longimicrobiales bacterium.
GCACGCGTGCGACGTCGGGCGAGTCGTCGATCGCGCGCGCGACACGCACGGGCACGCTGGCACTCGCGCGCTCTATGCCCGCCATGTGCAGGTGGTGCATCATCGTCTCGCTCAGCTCGGCGACTTCTCCGGCGAGGTAGCGGATCTGCTCGTAATGACCGGAATGCGAAGACATCAGCATCGGCACGATGACCACGTGCTCCGCACCCTGATCGACCAGCTTCGCGATGACGTCCTGGAAGCGGTGCGTCTTTGCGCCGGGCCCCATGAGATAGCTGACCTCGACAGGCCCGTCTGTGCTCACCAGATCCGCGATCGTCTCGACCTGCGCGTTCCAGTCGGGGCCGCCGCCATGTGCCACGATCATCGTACCGATGACGGCATCGGCAGGAATCGGCGTGGACGCGTCGGGCGCGCTGGCAGTGGCGTCACTGGCATGCGCGCCAGCGGCGCCCTGCCCGGCAGCCGAAGCGGCAGGCTGCGCTTGATGCGTTACATGACGCGCCTGCTGCGCGAGCAACGGCGTCGGTGCGGCGAGCAGCGAAAGCGTGAGAAGTGTGCGAATTACCCGCATTTGTCGAC
It encodes:
- a CDS encoding CbiX/SirB N-terminal domain-containing protein, which encodes MRVIRTLLTLSLLAAPTPLLAQQARHVTHQAQPAASAAGQGAAGAHASDATASAPDASTPIPADAVIGTMIVAHGGGPDWNAQVETIADLVSTDGPVEVSYLMGPGAKTHRFQDVIAKLVDQGAEHVVIVPMLMSSHSGHYEQIRYLAGEVAELSETMMHHLHMAGIERASASVPVRVARAIDDSPDVARV